Genomic window (Vibrio pomeroyi):
TCGTCAAACTATCGCAAACATCATTCATAAGAAAGATCATCGCATGCTTGTTGTATGTGGCCCATGTTCTATCCATGACATTGAAGCTGCGAAAGAGTACGCGAAACGCCTAAAAGCACTTTCTGAAGAACTGAGCGATCAACTGTATATTGTAATGCGTGTTTACTTTGAAAAGCCTCGTACTACTGTTGGTTGGAAAGGCTTGATCAATGACCCTCACTTAGATGGTACTTTCGATATTGAGCATGGTCTGCATGTTGGTCGTGAGTTATTGGTTGAACTTGCTGAGATGGAAATTCCACTCGCAACAGAAGCACTAGACCCAATCAGCCCGCAATACCTAGCCGACACGTTCAGCTGGGCTGCAATCGGCGCTCGTACGACTGAATCACAAACTCACCGTGAAATGGCAAGTGGTCTTTCAATGCCAATCGGCTTCAAAAACGGTACCGATGGTAATCTAGGCACAGCTATTAATGCGATGCAGGCTGCTTCTTCTAGCCACCGTTTCATGGGTATCAGCCGCGAAGGTCAAGTTGCATTACTTACGACTCAAGGTAACCCAAATGGTCACGTTATTTTA
Coding sequences:
- a CDS encoding 3-deoxy-7-phosphoheptulonate synthase is translated as MQKSELSNVNIIDEQVLITPEELKAKLPLSDNARRFIQESRQTIANIIHKKDHRMLVVCGPCSIHDIEAAKEYAKRLKALSEELSDQLYIVMRVYFEKPRTTVGWKGLINDPHLDGTFDIEHGLHVGRELLVELAEMEIPLATEALDPISPQYLADTFSWAAIGARTTESQTHREMASGLSMPIGFKNGTDGNLGTAINAMQAASSSHRFMGISREGQVALLTTQGNPNGHVILRGGKQTNYDSVSVHECEQELGKSGLEAALMVDCSHANSRKDFRRQPLVAEDVIHQIREGNKSIIGLMIESHINEGNQSSDIPLNEMKYGVSITDACINWDSTEALLKHAHTELVPFLENRLKG